The following are encoded in a window of bacterium SCSIO 12643 genomic DNA:
- a CDS encoding asparagine synthetase B: MIRKILFILTLTILSSNLFASYILIPMDEDNQKNHLKAYGIAFWVLQQDVEVEWLLNYQGGSFMIKNLQPIVNECTIRNVSYKIISDAQAISIKQEIANPQANMDVVKLEKTPKIAVYSPKNKLPWDDAVTLVLTYAEIPYDVIYDKEIIEGKLNLYDWLHMHHEDFTGQYGKFYQAYKNANWYKQQVAQMEQSAKELGFEKVSQLKLQVAQNIKNYIIGGGFLFSMCSGTDSYDIALAAHNTDICERMYDHDPAAPNAQANLDFSQTLAFTNFKLIVNPLQYEYSNIDATPIHARTPENSDLFTLFDFSAKWDPIPTMLCQNHTQVIKGFMGQTTAYYKTVIKPEVLIMGENKSLNSAKYIHGTIGKGQWTFYGGHDPEDYQHLVGDPPTDLNLHPNSPGYRLILNNILFPAAKKKKQKT; the protein is encoded by the coding sequence TTGATACGAAAAATATTATTCATACTTACACTGACCATTCTTAGCTCTAATCTTTTTGCGAGTTACATCCTTATTCCTATGGATGAAGATAACCAGAAAAATCATTTAAAAGCTTATGGTATTGCCTTTTGGGTTCTCCAGCAAGATGTTGAAGTTGAATGGTTACTCAACTATCAAGGTGGTAGTTTTATGATCAAAAATTTACAACCAATTGTAAATGAGTGTACCATTCGTAATGTATCTTACAAAATCATATCTGATGCCCAGGCGATTTCCATCAAACAAGAAATCGCAAACCCACAAGCAAATATGGACGTTGTTAAATTGGAAAAGACACCTAAAATAGCGGTGTATTCTCCTAAAAATAAACTTCCTTGGGATGATGCTGTCACTTTAGTTTTAACCTATGCAGAAATCCCATATGATGTGATTTATGACAAAGAAATCATTGAAGGTAAGTTAAATCTGTATGATTGGCTACATATGCATCATGAAGACTTTACTGGACAGTATGGCAAATTTTATCAGGCGTATAAAAATGCGAACTGGTATAAACAACAAGTTGCACAAATGGAGCAGTCTGCAAAAGAACTTGGATTTGAAAAAGTCTCTCAATTAAAACTTCAAGTAGCTCAGAATATCAAAAACTATATCATTGGAGGAGGGTTTCTTTTCTCCATGTGTTCCGGTACAGATTCTTATGATATCGCATTGGCGGCTCATAATACTGATATCTGTGAACGAATGTATGACCATGACCCAGCTGCTCCAAATGCACAGGCAAACTTGGATTTTTCTCAAACATTGGCTTTCACAAATTTCAAGTTAATTGTAAATCCACTTCAATACGAATATTCAAATATTGATGCCACTCCAATTCATGCAAGAACACCTGAAAACTCTGATTTATTTACTCTTTTCGATTTCTCTGCAAAATGGGATCCCATTCCTACAATGCTATGTCAAAACCATACACAAGTTATAAAAGGTTTTATGGGACAGACAACTGCATATTATAAAACGGTTATTAAACCCGAAGTTCTAATAATGGGCGAAAACAAAAGCCTTAACAGCGCAAAATACATTCATGGGACAATTGGTAAAGGTCAATGGACATTTTATGGAGGTCACGATCCTGAAGACTATCAACATTTGGTTGGAGACCCACCTACAGATTTAAACCTACACCCAAATTCTCCAGGATATCGATTAATTCTCAATAACATACTCTTTCCGGCAGCTAAAAAGAAAAAACAAAAGACTTAA
- the dnaB gene encoding replicative DNA helicase gives MSEQISNTKFKRNTPKTSPFGMEMGKIPPQALELEEAVLGALLLEKKAVDDVVDILSPDSFYKEAHQKIYSAVKELFGESKPIDLLTVTEKLKSNGELEFVGGPYYISQLTNRVASAANIEFHARIIAQKHILRELIRISSNTITKAFDDTSDVFDLLDEAEDALFQVAQNNISKSGESMSSLVQQAISKIEELGNKEEGVSGVPTGFRDLDEMTSGLQPSDLIILAARPAMGKTSFSLTLARNTAVDFGQGVAVFSLEMSSVQLVTRLISAETQLTSEKLRKGKLTDYEWEQLTSKIDNLSKAPIFIDDTPAISVFELRAKVRRLKSQHDIQLIVIDYLQLMTAGGSGGNREQEISTISRSLKSIAKEINVPVIALSQLSRAVETRTGHKRPMLSDLRESGAIEQDADIVMFLYRPSYYGFTEDEEGNSVEGITELIVAKHRNGKVDTVKLKFVDHLAKFVDNDYNEMSFGGALPQSDDFGGNYTVSSKMNDDLPPADDDFAPF, from the coding sequence ATGAGCGAACAAATTAGCAATACAAAATTCAAAAGAAATACTCCTAAAACATCTCCATTCGGAATGGAGATGGGAAAAATACCACCTCAAGCTCTAGAACTCGAGGAAGCAGTTTTAGGGGCTTTATTGCTAGAAAAAAAAGCCGTTGATGATGTGGTGGATATCCTTTCTCCGGATTCTTTTTATAAAGAAGCGCATCAAAAAATTTATAGTGCTGTAAAAGAGCTTTTCGGAGAATCCAAGCCTATCGATTTACTTACTGTTACAGAAAAATTAAAAAGCAACGGGGAGCTCGAATTTGTTGGTGGACCATATTATATTTCTCAATTAACCAATAGGGTTGCCTCAGCAGCTAATATTGAGTTTCATGCGAGAATTATTGCACAAAAACATATTCTAAGGGAATTAATCCGAATTTCTTCAAATACAATTACAAAAGCATTTGACGATACATCGGATGTATTTGATCTCTTGGACGAGGCTGAAGATGCTTTATTTCAAGTGGCCCAAAACAATATTAGTAAATCAGGAGAAAGCATGTCTTCTCTGGTGCAACAGGCCATTTCAAAAATTGAAGAATTAGGAAATAAAGAAGAAGGTGTTAGTGGTGTACCTACTGGTTTTAGAGATTTAGATGAAATGACCTCGGGGCTTCAACCATCGGATTTGATCATCCTGGCGGCAAGACCTGCAATGGGTAAAACCTCATTTTCTTTAACTTTAGCAAGAAATACTGCTGTGGACTTTGGTCAAGGTGTCGCGGTCTTTTCGCTAGAGATGTCCTCAGTTCAATTGGTTACCAGACTAATTTCTGCAGAAACACAATTGACATCAGAAAAACTTCGTAAGGGGAAGCTAACCGATTACGAATGGGAGCAATTAACTTCCAAAATTGATAATCTATCAAAAGCGCCAATATTTATTGATGATACACCTGCAATTTCTGTATTCGAACTTCGAGCAAAAGTAAGACGACTCAAATCTCAGCACGATATTCAATTGATTGTAATTGATTATCTCCAATTAATGACTGCAGGTGGTAGTGGTGGAAATAGAGAACAAGAAATCTCCACAATCTCCAGATCCTTAAAAAGTATTGCAAAAGAAATTAACGTTCCAGTGATTGCCTTATCTCAGCTAAGTCGTGCTGTGGAAACCAGAACAGGACACAAACGTCCTATGTTATCGGACTTGAGGGAATCCGGAGCAATTGAGCAAGATGCAGATATTGTAATGTTCCTATACCGTCCAAGTTATTATGGATTTACAGAAGATGAAGAGGGCAATTCTGTGGAAGGTATTACAGAACTTATTGTAGCTAAACACCGTAATGGTAAAGTAGATACCGTCAAGCTCAAATTTGTGGATCATTTAGCTAAATTTGTGGATAACGATTATAACGAAATGTCATTTGGAGGAGCATTGCCACAATCCGATGATTTTGGAGGAAATTACACGGTATCAAGTAAAATGAATGATGACCTTCCTCCTGCTGACGATGACTTTGCACCTTTCTAA